A genomic segment from Bacillota bacterium encodes:
- a CDS encoding ribonuclease J yields MAKNNHSNRPKIRLIPLGGLGEVGKNMFVVEADDDILVIDAGLMFPEDEMLGIDLVLPDFSYLRKNKEKVRGIVLTHGHEDHVGALPYLLKEINTKVYGTRLTLGIIKPKLEEFNLAKSTRLIEIHPKNAVNIGCFRLEFFRMSHSIPDGVGLAIHTPVGLIIHSGDFKLDQTPIDGNVIEFDKLSSYREKGVLALLSDSTNAESEGYTPSERVVGENLRKIFERAKGRVVVASFASHIHRIQQVIDTAHRFGRKVAVTGKSMANNIEIAAELGYLRLPKKIMIHPAEMKKFAPKQICVLSTGSQGEPLSALARMANHEHKWIDIEEGDTVIISASAVPGNEKSIFQTIDRLFRCGADVYYESISGVHVSGHGAQEELKLLINLVKPKYFIPVHGEYRHLKHHASLALDLGIPKSNIFIASNGDVIEFDGNGTAKMKERVTAGAVLVDGLGVGDIGDIVLRDRQQLASDGILIVVVTIDKQTGQLVTGPDLVTRGFVYVKESGELLDGAREHVVSTLERTAADSITDWAVLKADVRRALGSYIYDQIKRRPMIMPIIVEI; encoded by the coding sequence ATGGCTAAAAATAATCATAGCAACAGACCCAAGATCCGCCTGATTCCATTGGGCGGTTTGGGTGAAGTCGGCAAGAACATGTTTGTAGTTGAGGCCGATGATGACATACTTGTTATAGACGCCGGCTTGATGTTCCCCGAAGACGAGATGCTCGGAATCGACCTGGTTTTACCTGACTTCTCCTACTTACGCAAGAACAAAGAAAAGGTGCGGGGCATAGTCCTGACGCATGGTCACGAGGACCATGTCGGTGCACTGCCTTATCTATTAAAAGAGATAAACACCAAAGTCTATGGAACACGCCTTACCCTTGGAATCATAAAACCCAAGCTCGAGGAATTTAATCTTGCTAAAAGCACCAGGTTAATCGAGATACACCCGAAGAACGCCGTAAACATCGGATGTTTTAGGCTTGAATTTTTCCGGATGAGCCACTCGATTCCTGACGGAGTTGGTCTCGCAATTCATACGCCGGTTGGTTTGATCATACACTCAGGTGACTTCAAGTTAGACCAGACACCGATAGATGGCAATGTAATAGAGTTTGATAAACTATCCTCTTACCGCGAAAAGGGAGTACTTGCTTTACTATCCGATAGCACAAACGCAGAATCAGAAGGCTACACACCATCAGAGCGAGTGGTAGGCGAAAACCTTCGGAAGATTTTTGAAAGAGCAAAAGGAAGAGTGGTTGTAGCAAGCTTTGCATCGCATATCCACCGCATACAGCAAGTAATAGATACCGCTCATAGATTTGGCCGCAAGGTTGCCGTTACCGGAAAGAGCATGGCAAATAACATCGAAATCGCTGCCGAGCTGGGCTACTTAAGGCTTCCCAAGAAAATCATGATTCATCCGGCTGAGATGAAGAAATTTGCACCGAAACAGATCTGCGTACTCTCAACAGGCAGTCAGGGTGAACCATTGTCGGCCCTTGCCAGAATGGCAAACCATGAGCATAAGTGGATAGACATTGAGGAAGGCGATACCGTTATCATCTCGGCAAGCGCCGTGCCTGGCAACGAAAAGTCGATATTCCAGACAATAGATAGGCTTTTCAGGTGTGGAGCCGATGTCTATTACGAGTCAATATCGGGCGTCCACGTATCAGGGCATGGTGCCCAAGAAGAGCTCAAGTTGCTCATCAACTTAGTTAAGCCCAAATATTTCATACCGGTCCACGGTGAGTACCGGCATCTCAAGCACCATGCGTCGCTTGCACTTGATCTGGGTATTCCAAAAAGCAATATCTTTATTGCAAGCAATGGAGATGTCATCGAGTTTGACGGAAATGGCACTGCCAAGATGAAGGAACGGGTAACAGCTGGGGCCGTCCTTGTCGATGGCTTAGGCGTTGGAGACATAGGCGATATAGTCTTAAGAGACAGGCAGCAGCTGGCCAGCGATGGAATCTTAATTGTCGTTGTAACCATAGATAAACAAACAGGACAGCTTGTAACCGGCCCTGACCTAGTAACGCGCGGCTTTGTTTACGTGAAAGAATCCGGCGAACTATTGGATGGAGCAAGGGAGCACGTTGTCTCAACTCTAGAGAGAACTGCTGCTGATTCAATAACGGACTGGGCAGTGCTAAAAGCGGACGTAAGAAGAGCTTTAGGTTCTTACATTTATGATCAGATTAAGCGCAGACCGATGATTATGCCAATTATCGTAGAAATTTAA
- the dapB gene encoding 4-hydroxy-tetrahydrodipicolinate reductase: MIKVLVAGAAGKMGKEICKAVLDDPDTELAGAIDVADVGKDIGELLGRSPIGIKITGLKKALSTAKADVMVDFTYAGAVMENVRAAAGKGIHLVIGTTGLTEDDKAEIKKLCSENNVHAIIAANFAIGAVLMMKFAEIAARYMNRAEIIELHHDQKKDAPSGTSLETAKRIAQKIKPPKVKSGEIVKGALGAEYDNVHIHSVRLPGFVAHQEVIFGGVGQALSIRHDSIDRTSFMPGVLMAIKAVSEYPGVTIGLDKIMDL, translated from the coding sequence ATGATAAAGGTTCTTGTTGCAGGTGCGGCCGGCAAGATGGGCAAAGAAATATGTAAGGCGGTACTGGACGATCCCGATACCGAGTTGGCCGGCGCAATAGATGTTGCAGATGTTGGAAAAGATATCGGCGAACTATTAGGAAGGTCTCCGATTGGAATTAAAATAACGGGCTTGAAAAAAGCTCTCTCCACGGCAAAAGCCGATGTTATGGTAGATTTTACCTATGCCGGTGCGGTTATGGAAAACGTAAGAGCTGCCGCAGGGAAAGGAATTCATCTCGTAATCGGCACAACAGGGCTTACAGAAGACGACAAGGCAGAGATAAAAAAGCTTTGCTCTGAAAACAACGTGCACGCAATAATTGCCGCAAATTTTGCTATCGGTGCGGTTCTTATGATGAAATTTGCCGAGATTGCAGCAAGGTATATGAACCGTGCTGAGATAATTGAGCTTCACCACGACCAGAAGAAAGACGCGCCTTCTGGGACATCGCTTGAAACAGCAAAGAGAATCGCTCAAAAGATTAAACCACCAAAAGTTAAATCAGGGGAAATTGTCAAAGGTGCACTCGGTGCAGAATATGATAATGTCCACATACACAGTGTCCGCCTGCCTGGTTTTGTAGCGCATCAAGAAGTGATCTTCGGCGGAGTAGGACAGGCTTTATCTATAAGGCACGATTCGATAGACCGCACTTCGTTTATGCCCGGCGTTCTCATGGCAATCAAAGCGGTATCTGAGTATCCGGGGGTCACCATTGGCTTGGACAAAATTATGGATCTGTAA
- a CDS encoding MarR family winged helix-turn-helix transcriptional regulator, which translates to MNKAEAAKFCDEHCGSIPGFMQTFMQVWSGLYKDISLGHHQAGLLVFIDCRGQCKMSDLAAELSISPGAITQLVDSLVMQGLLERTNDSKDRRVVLVNLTRKAQNMVEIIKHRRKALMEGLFSSLSKEEALSLIAIIGKLEQTLKDLDINGLVRVTNTASH; encoded by the coding sequence ATGAATAAAGCAGAAGCCGCGAAATTTTGTGATGAGCATTGCGGAAGCATACCAGGGTTTATGCAGACGTTTATGCAGGTCTGGTCTGGGCTTTATAAAGACATTTCTTTAGGGCATCACCAAGCAGGCCTTCTGGTGTTTATAGACTGCAGAGGCCAATGCAAAATGAGTGATTTGGCTGCGGAGTTAAGCATCTCGCCAGGGGCGATAACTCAACTTGTCGATTCACTTGTGATGCAGGGCTTGTTAGAAAGAACAAACGATAGCAAAGATCGAAGAGTCGTCTTGGTAAATCTGACGAGAAAGGCACAAAATATGGTTGAGATTATAAAGCACAGGCGCAAAGCGCTTATGGAAGGACTATTCTCTTCCCTATCAAAAGAAGAAGCGCTATCACTTATAGCAATTATTGGCAAGCTAGAGCAAACATTAAAAGATTTAGATATTAACGGGCTGGTTAGGGTGACAAACACCGCTTCACATTAA
- a CDS encoding efflux RND transporter permease subunit gives MSLLLTKLSLKNVPIIFLLTGLVLLAGAYAIPRLGIDFLPEIAPPVVSIVTVYPNASPDAVAHDVTKPIEEAISSMPALDTMSSVSNENVSIVIAEFNYGTDMEDMEQKITTEINRIKGDLPDTIMDPKIARFNMNDAPVMSLSVTSAGNQEETSRIVKEIIKPEIEKIPGVASVDIRGLAQKRYEVTIDPDKLKENKLTSSQVVQVLKANNLTIPGGTLDIDTKSIPIQTMSRIKTRSDLENLIVSVGADEEKVKQLQEDGVKKATRAQQQAMQKAFEAQQKILMQQIQKMIENAMKNQAGAYPPAGAYPPAGATQGTQQPTSMRANPASGDTKYQVGGYMPPNGRVIAVADSGMGGFNSMGSMPGGSMGTLGSSIKNVPLKIVYLKDIAKVDEVYDRGSSIYRTNGRPSIGIDIKKGSKQNTVAVSDAVAKKIPELERRAGSGTKILISNNQADYIKNALNGMIREGLLGALFAVLVIFFFLRNIRSTLVSAISIPLSVIIGLVFLYLADISLNIFTLGGITIAIGRVVDDSIVVLENIFRHMQTTQEKRMTTIIKGTGEVARAITASTITTVAVFLPLGFVKGFVGELFRPFAYTVTLTLLASLLVAVTVVPVLAAKFMSRRNIGRAKEDGILKATYTKVLKWSLGHKAFVVTASLALFAASIVLLPYVPRNFISAPNKGSINISIEMPVGTSLKATSDVAAKIEDILAKDNRIDSFRTSVGAAQGAFASGGGSDSGTIFATVKGAYKDRKNEIVKDLRTKVKDISTPAKIAVSGADDIAGMSSTIQVNIAANSYDELKKANDALMRKLADVKSVANIKSNLSESKPELWVEVNEVEAMKKGLTAVQVAAAVRGAVNGENATTIENKGVSTDVYVRIDKEKVKDRDTLASLPIVSPIEGTIRLDSVANVRMATGPVNITRIDQERSATLTMEPVIKNTGQASRDVKEAVKSANLPSGAIATVGGVTTMMEEGFSSMAVALIVAIVLVYIVMVATFRSLLHPFTMMFSLPLAVIGAVIALFVTGRELGMPSLIGVLMLVGIVVTNAIVLLDLVQQLRAKGYTAYDALVQAGSTRMRPILMTALATILALIPMAVSKTEGGVISAPLATVVIGGLLTSTFLTLVVVPVLYLAFDRLRERIGVAEAPFAHLELADSKE, from the coding sequence ATGAGTTTATTGTTGACCAAACTTTCTCTTAAGAATGTTCCTATAATTTTTCTTTTAACAGGGCTTGTATTGCTGGCCGGTGCTTATGCTATCCCCAGGCTTGGAATCGACTTTTTGCCCGAGATTGCCCCGCCAGTTGTCTCGATAGTAACGGTTTACCCAAATGCTTCACCTGATGCAGTTGCACATGATGTCACAAAACCTATCGAAGAAGCGATTAGTTCTATGCCTGCTTTGGATACGATGAGCTCTGTGTCAAATGAAAACGTGTCAATTGTTATCGCAGAATTTAACTATGGCACGGATATGGAGGACATGGAGCAAAAAATAACCACCGAGATAAACAGGATCAAAGGCGACCTACCTGATACCATCATGGATCCAAAAATCGCTCGGTTTAACATGAACGATGCGCCGGTTATGTCGCTGAGCGTAACCTCGGCAGGCAATCAGGAGGAAACAAGCAGGATTGTAAAAGAGATTATAAAGCCGGAAATCGAGAAAATACCCGGTGTTGCTTCGGTTGATATCAGAGGCCTTGCGCAGAAGCGCTATGAAGTTACTATCGATCCGGACAAGCTTAAAGAGAACAAACTAACAAGTAGCCAGGTAGTGCAGGTACTCAAAGCAAACAACCTTACTATTCCTGGCGGTACACTTGATATCGATACCAAAAGCATCCCGATCCAGACAATGAGCCGCATCAAGACCAGGTCAGATCTTGAGAACTTAATCGTCTCGGTTGGGGCTGACGAAGAGAAAGTAAAGCAGTTGCAAGAGGATGGAGTAAAAAAGGCCACCAGGGCCCAGCAGCAGGCAATGCAGAAGGCATTTGAGGCGCAGCAAAAGATACTGATGCAGCAGATACAAAAAATGATTGAAAATGCGATGAAAAATCAGGCTGGCGCATATCCACCAGCCGGCGCATATCCACCAGCCGGCGCTACGCAAGGGACGCAACAACCAACAAGCATGAGAGCTAACCCGGCTTCTGGAGATACCAAATACCAGGTTGGTGGTTACATGCCTCCAAATGGGCGTGTGATTGCTGTCGCAGACAGTGGCATGGGTGGGTTTAACTCTATGGGCTCTATGCCTGGCGGATCCATGGGCACGCTTGGAAGTTCTATCAAAAATGTTCCCTTAAAAATTGTCTACTTAAAAGATATAGCCAAAGTCGATGAGGTATACGACCGGGGCTCATCAATCTACCGCACCAACGGAAGGCCAAGCATTGGTATAGATATAAAGAAAGGATCCAAGCAGAATACTGTAGCCGTATCCGACGCAGTTGCCAAGAAAATTCCTGAACTTGAGAGACGTGCAGGTAGCGGCACCAAAATCCTTATCTCTAACAATCAAGCTGATTACATAAAGAATGCCTTAAACGGGATGATCCGTGAGGGATTGCTCGGCGCGCTATTTGCCGTACTTGTCATTTTCTTCTTCCTGCGCAATATCAGGTCGACTTTGGTTTCTGCGATATCTATTCCGCTCTCTGTCATTATTGGGCTAGTATTTCTTTATCTTGCAGACATTTCGCTTAACATATTTACACTTGGTGGAATCACGATAGCTATCGGGCGGGTCGTAGACGACAGCATTGTTGTTCTTGAGAACATATTCCGTCATATGCAAACAACACAAGAGAAACGAATGACTACTATTATTAAAGGCACAGGTGAGGTAGCAAGAGCAATCACGGCTTCAACGATAACAACTGTCGCGGTGTTCTTGCCTCTCGGATTTGTCAAGGGATTTGTCGGTGAACTTTTCAGGCCATTTGCTTACACGGTTACGTTAACGCTTCTCGCATCGCTTCTGGTTGCGGTCACCGTGGTTCCAGTTTTGGCTGCAAAGTTTATGTCTCGCAGGAATATAGGCCGGGCAAAAGAGGATGGTATTTTAAAGGCAACCTATACAAAAGTGCTGAAGTGGTCCCTTGGCCACAAGGCTTTTGTGGTGACTGCATCGCTTGCGCTTTTTGCTGCAAGCATAGTCCTGCTGCCTTATGTGCCAAGGAACTTCATATCCGCGCCAAACAAGGGATCGATTAATATAAGCATTGAGATGCCGGTTGGAACATCACTCAAGGCAACATCAGATGTAGCCGCAAAGATTGAGGATATTCTTGCTAAGGATAATCGTATTGATTCGTTTAGGACTTCGGTGGGTGCCGCCCAGGGAGCTTTCGCCAGCGGTGGCGGTAGCGATAGCGGCACCATATTTGCAACCGTAAAAGGAGCATATAAAGACCGCAAAAATGAGATCGTAAAGGACTTGCGCACCAAGGTAAAAGATATCAGCACGCCGGCAAAAATCGCCGTCTCAGGCGCAGATGATATCGCGGGTATGAGTAGCACTATCCAGGTCAACATAGCGGCTAATTCCTACGATGAGCTAAAAAAAGCAAACGACGCACTTATGAGAAAGCTTGCCGATGTAAAGTCCGTAGCGAACATAAAAAGCAATCTATCCGAATCAAAGCCTGAGCTTTGGGTCGAAGTAAATGAAGTCGAAGCAATGAAGAAAGGACTTACCGCTGTGCAGGTAGCGGCTGCGGTTCGAGGGGCTGTAAATGGCGAAAACGCAACAACTATTGAAAATAAAGGCGTATCAACGGATGTCTATGTTCGCATTGATAAAGAAAAGGTAAAAGATAGGGATACACTGGCCTCCTTGCCCATTGTGTCGCCTATTGAAGGCACGATTCGACTTGACTCGGTCGCAAATGTTAGGATGGCGACCGGCCCTGTAAATATTACCCGCATAGACCAGGAGCGGTCGGCTACTTTGACAATGGAGCCTGTCATTAAAAATACCGGCCAGGCCTCAAGGGATGTCAAAGAAGCGGTTAAGTCAGCAAACCTTCCATCCGGTGCTATTGCCACAGTTGGAGGGGTAACAACTATGATGGAAGAAGGGTTCTCGTCTATGGCGGTGGCGCTTATCGTTGCTATAGTTCTGGTCTATATAGTTATGGTCGCTACGTTCAGGTCGCTGCTGCACCCGTTTACAATGATGTTCTCCCTGCCCCTGGCAGTTATCGGTGCGGTGATTGCACTGTTCGTGACCGGGCGTGAACTAGGTATGCCTTCGCTTATCGGAGTATTGATGCTTGTTGGAATAGTCGTGACTAATGCAATAGTGTTGTTAGATTTGGTCCAGCAGCTTCGTGCCAAGGGCTATACCGCTTATGACGCGCTTGTGCAAGCTGGTTCAACCAGGATGAGGCCGATTCTCATGACAGCGCTTGCAACTATTCTTGCGCTTATTCCGATGGCTGTAAGCAAGACAGAAGGCGGTGTTATATCTGCCCCGCTAGCTACGGTGGTAATCGGTGGGCTGTTAACATCTACTTTTTTAACGTTAGTTGTAGTGCCGGTTCTTTATCTGGCCTTTGATAGATTGCGGGAGCGTATTGGCGTAGCAGAAGCGCCGTTTGCGCATCTTGAACTGGCAGACAGCAAAGAATAA
- a CDS encoding peptidoglycan DD-metalloendopeptidase family protein yields MVAFYRINRLKILIVTVLVLTLVLPTPTTVFASQLDSKREELKDVQTKIEANKSTQTAIAKQQAEILEAIKQNDQKIASLQSEVNTLQEKLDQTTKERKDAEAKLKEIQETLEATQAQLVANRKKLAERRAVFNSRLIGTYKNRGIQIVAVILNSRDFRDFIERTLLLGTIAESDGHLVKEIKYLEKQTSDKVTQIGEQKRLVEDQRLVLIKKEEQIAEAKNKVAGKQRELQEQQQRQQELFSQAQRNKVALEQAEEMLVASSNMIANQIRTLEAEEIARQKELQRQQEIQRQKELERQRQASAVAASVASSPAKATTKEAAKSLSPSAGSVSSRQQTARFIYPASGPITSGFGMRFHPVLGYSRMHTGIDIGVPTGTLVHASASGTVIMAGWMGGYGNAVVISHGGGISTLYGHNSALLVSVGQYVSQGQVIARSGSTGLSTGPHLHFEIRLNGTPVDPMKYL; encoded by the coding sequence ATGGTGGCTTTTTATAGGATTAATCGCTTAAAAATTCTTATAGTAACTGTACTAGTGCTTACCCTCGTGTTGCCAACTCCAACTACAGTATTTGCGTCACAGCTTGATAGCAAACGTGAAGAACTCAAGGACGTTCAGACAAAGATTGAGGCAAACAAGAGCACGCAAACTGCTATTGCTAAGCAACAGGCGGAAATACTGGAAGCGATCAAGCAAAACGATCAAAAAATTGCAAGCCTTCAATCCGAGGTAAATACACTTCAAGAAAAGCTGGATCAAACTACTAAAGAGAGAAAAGATGCTGAGGCCAAGCTAAAAGAGATCCAAGAAACCCTTGAAGCGACACAGGCTCAGCTTGTTGCCAATCGGAAGAAACTTGCCGAACGGCGTGCAGTTTTTAATAGTCGCCTGATTGGGACTTATAAGAACAGGGGCATACAAATCGTAGCAGTTATTTTAAACTCCCGGGACTTCAGGGACTTTATAGAGCGCACGCTTCTCCTTGGTACAATTGCCGAAAGTGATGGACACCTGGTAAAAGAAATAAAGTATTTGGAGAAGCAGACTTCAGATAAAGTTACTCAAATCGGCGAACAGAAAAGACTTGTTGAAGACCAACGTCTTGTTCTTATCAAAAAAGAGGAACAAATAGCTGAGGCGAAAAATAAAGTAGCTGGCAAGCAAAGGGAACTCCAGGAGCAGCAACAGCGACAGCAGGAGTTATTTTCCCAGGCGCAAAGAAACAAAGTTGCACTGGAGCAGGCTGAAGAAATGCTTGTTGCCTCGTCTAATATGATAGCTAACCAGATAAGAACGCTCGAGGCTGAGGAGATTGCTCGGCAAAAAGAACTTCAAAGACAACAAGAAATTCAACGGCAAAAAGAACTTGAAAGACAAAGACAGGCATCAGCTGTGGCGGCTTCTGTAGCAAGTAGTCCTGCTAAAGCCACAACTAAGGAGGCGGCTAAAAGTCTCTCCCCTTCCGCGGGCTCTGTCTCTTCTAGGCAGCAGACAGCACGGTTTATTTATCCTGCATCCGGTCCTATCACATCAGGTTTTGGCATGAGATTCCATCCGGTTCTTGGTTATTCAAGGATGCATACAGGAATAGATATTGGCGTGCCCACCGGGACTTTGGTTCATGCATCGGCTTCGGGTACGGTCATAATGGCCGGCTGGATGGGTGGATACGGGAATGCAGTGGTGATATCGCATGGAGGAGGCATATCCACTCTTTATGGACACAATTCTGCGTTGCTTGTGTCGGTTGGTCAATACGTATCTCAGGGTCAGGTTATTGCACGCTCAGGGTCAACAGGTCTCTCAACCGGCCCGCATCTGCACTTTGAGATAAGATTAAATGGAACGCCGGTTGATCCAATGAAATACCTATAA
- a CDS encoding SCP2 sterol-binding domain-containing protein: MMREKLTASYVFDHMVPKILTEQPDIAQRVKAVLGIEILGESGGYWTIDLTDEPKVERGKTKEPKCMLSAHANDFEELISNGSVRAALDAFKKKRIQAKGHLPTILKLERLLMAMVNNR, encoded by the coding sequence ATGATGCGGGAGAAACTTACAGCTAGTTATGTTTTTGACCACATGGTCCCTAAGATTTTAACGGAGCAGCCTGACATTGCTCAAAGAGTAAAAGCAGTCCTCGGAATAGAAATCCTAGGCGAATCAGGTGGATATTGGACCATTGACCTTACTGATGAACCCAAGGTAGAGCGCGGCAAGACAAAGGAGCCTAAATGTATGTTGAGCGCGCATGCCAACGATTTTGAAGAGCTCATTTCCAACGGCAGTGTACGCGCCGCTCTTGACGCGTTTAAGAAAAAACGTATACAGGCAAAAGGGCACCTGCCGACAATCTTAAAGCTCGAGAGACTACTCATGGCTATGGTAAATAACCGTTAG
- a CDS encoding class I SAM-dependent methyltransferase translates to MAVNSSTENLRDLVNYQTKAVASHYDLPPKFFAGFLGPRMAYSCAYFTDENNTLDEAEENKLLLTAKKLELKPGELVLDIGCGWGSFMFYAAEKFGCRTVGITLSSEQAVFVNEVAAQKGLADQVQARVLHVYELDYPNNYFNKIVTIGAIEHMDDLHMVFSKSANVLKDDGLFLVHGMTKPWPDREEELRGITSEVGEMVKEHFGVGYWKSLWEVMEALEKSGFEILDHENITRHYQLTVERWLERLQENEEALVDKVIPEEKYREFLIFMAGYIVGFETSHTLCNQILCRKIACGELRPALPLTRERMII, encoded by the coding sequence GTGGCCGTGAACTCATCTACTGAAAATTTGCGTGACCTTGTAAACTATCAAACCAAAGCCGTTGCTTCCCACTACGACCTCCCGCCGAAGTTTTTTGCAGGCTTTTTAGGACCTCGGATGGCATATTCCTGCGCCTACTTTACGGATGAGAATAATACCCTTGATGAAGCTGAGGAAAATAAGCTATTGCTAACTGCAAAGAAGCTTGAATTAAAGCCCGGTGAGCTAGTTCTGGATATTGGTTGCGGTTGGGGCAGTTTCATGTTCTATGCTGCCGAAAAATTCGGATGCCGTACGGTGGGAATTACGCTGTCAAGCGAGCAAGCCGTCTTTGTCAACGAAGTAGCCGCGCAAAAAGGCTTAGCTGACCAGGTGCAAGCAAGGGTCCTACATGTCTATGAACTTGACTACCCAAATAATTATTTCAATAAGATAGTCACCATAGGCGCAATAGAGCATATGGACGACCTGCATATGGTTTTTTCAAAAAGCGCCAATGTTTTAAAAGACGATGGGTTATTCCTTGTTCATGGTATGACCAAGCCCTGGCCAGACAGAGAAGAAGAGCTGCGAGGCATTACCTCAGAGGTAGGAGAGATGGTCAAAGAGCATTTCGGTGTTGGATACTGGAAGAGCCTATGGGAAGTTATGGAGGCACTTGAAAAGAGCGGCTTTGAGATATTAGACCACGAAAACATAACTCGCCACTACCAGCTGACCGTTGAGAGATGGCTGGAGAGGCTGCAGGAGAACGAAGAAGCTTTAGTAGATAAGGTAATCCCAGAAGAAAAATACCGAGAGTTTCTGATTTTCATGGCCGGATATATAGTAGGCTTCGAGACAAGCCATACACTGTGTAATCAAATCCTCTGCCGTAAAATAGCTTGCGGCGAGCTACGTCCAGCCCTGCCCTTAACGAGAGAGCGTATGATTATCTAA
- a CDS encoding insulinase family protein: protein MAKDKFFERTTLPSGITVVTEKMPQVRSVAIGIWLGVGSRDERDPINGMSHFIEHLLFKGTKTRSAKDISEAFDTLGGELNAFTAKEYTCYYTRLLDEHVPKGVEILADMIQNPRFEASDIDFERKVVLEEINLHEDSPDERIHDLFAQSLWADHPLGKPILGHVETMKNISREDILEYYDNEYVSRNIVVAAAGNIDHNKMVDLIEQHFTKKGGEKPQRKEFIPHVEKKIDVFTKQTEQAHIVFGTEAISASDDRRFALSILDNILGGGMSSRLFQEIREKRGLAYSAYSYHSLYTETGFLAAYAGTAPNNAEQVIRVMQEQFNNISEGGLTDQEMYRAKEHLKGQLVLGLESTGRRMTRLGKLEITKGEILSLDDLVERINSVTRDAVTELAKEIFKPEKMVLTVIGPFEIGSLAHLVA from the coding sequence ATGGCAAAAGACAAGTTTTTCGAAAGAACAACTCTTCCCAGCGGTATAACAGTTGTTACCGAGAAAATGCCGCAAGTACGCTCTGTAGCCATCGGTATTTGGCTGGGCGTAGGTTCAAGAGATGAGAGGGATCCCATTAACGGCATGTCGCATTTTATCGAGCATTTACTGTTTAAGGGAACGAAAACTAGATCGGCAAAGGATATTTCTGAGGCATTTGACACACTTGGCGGTGAACTTAACGCATTTACGGCAAAAGAATACACATGCTACTATACCCGGCTCCTTGACGAGCATGTGCCTAAGGGTGTTGAGATACTGGCCGATATGATACAAAACCCGCGCTTTGAGGCAAGCGATATCGATTTTGAGCGAAAGGTGGTGCTCGAAGAGATAAACCTGCACGAGGACAGCCCCGATGAGCGAATTCATGACCTCTTTGCCCAATCGCTTTGGGCAGATCATCCATTGGGTAAGCCGATTCTTGGCCATGTCGAGACCATGAAGAACATCTCCAGAGAAGACATACTCGAGTATTATGATAACGAGTATGTGTCAAGGAATATTGTTGTTGCCGCTGCAGGTAATATCGACCATAACAAAATGGTCGATCTGATCGAGCAGCACTTTACCAAGAAAGGCGGCGAAAAACCGCAGCGCAAAGAGTTCATACCGCATGTTGAAAAAAAGATTGATGTATTCACTAAACAAACAGAGCAGGCTCATATAGTGTTTGGAACCGAAGCTATATCCGCAAGCGATGATAGAAGGTTTGCCCTCTCTATCTTGGATAATATACTTGGCGGAGGTATGAGCTCACGTCTCTTTCAGGAAATAAGGGAGAAGAGGGGGCTAGCATACTCTGCGTACTCATATCACTCGCTTTATACAGAAACAGGATTTTTAGCCGCCTATGCTGGCACTGCCCCTAATAACGCAGAACAAGTCATAAGAGTAATGCAGGAGCAGTTTAACAATATTAGCGAAGGTGGCTTAACCGATCAGGAGATGTACAGGGCTAAGGAACATCTCAAAGGGCAACTCGTTCTGGGACTTGAGAGCACAGGAAGGCGGATGACCAGACTCGGCAAACTTGAGATAACAAAAGGAGAGATACTCTCTCTTGATGACCTGGTAGAACGAATAAATAGTGTTACGAGAGACGCAGTTACTGAGCTTGCGAAAGAGATTTTTAAGCCTGAGAAGATGGTCTTAACAGTCATCGGCCCATTTGAAATAGGCAGCCTAGCGCACTTGGTCGCGTGA